GATTCTATAAGAAGCAAACAAATAATTAAACAAGTAAGGTGCGAACCCCTAGTAGTCATGGCTAGCATTTTAATGCATCTATTTGTTTATATTCAAGAAAGGGCAAGATTCAGCAACAAAATTgcgtaaaaaattaaaattatatcacTCAAGAAATCTAGAAAAGTTGAAGCGAGCAAGTACCTTATGAGCAGCATAAATGTGAAAGTTTGAGTACACATCTCCTAGAATCGACCCTTCGGATTTTCTGAAAGATATACTCCTCGAAGGAGACTCTTGACAATAAGGATCCGCCCTTGTGCTTCTCGGAGATGGAGGAGGCAAAAGGCTCTTGAATGGGTCCGAGAGGTTGGGGCTGCGGTGCTGACTCTTCCCCGTTGGTATGCTCACAGGTGCCGTCTCCAAATGAAATCTAGACTGCGGGGAATCACCACCACGCGTTGGAGGAGAAGGGGACGCCGACGTCGAAAGTGGTGGTGAGAGCTTCAACTCGTTATAACCGGAACTTCCCTTCCTCTCGCCCAAAGGCCGCTGGTTTGGCACCAGATGACCATAATTCTCAGGCAGCAAGAAACCTATCTCCGAAACCGGAAGCCCAGAAGCCGAACTGAGAGGGTGGTGTGCCAGCGGTGTACTATTCCAGCTATGCGGGCGGTCGAATGAAGGAGCTGCTGACGTCCGGATGCCCGTCGGCGGATACTGATGCATGATCGGACGAGACACGCGTTCCGGTAGAGAAGAAGGGAAGGGTCTCATGGGATCGGCAGCCGGGCTACCGACGTAGTCCGTGATGATCATCGGCGGCATGGATGAGACCTCAAGATTAAAGTTGGCGAGGCTCGGGCGGTACTGCACCGACACGACGAGCTGGCCGAACAAGGTCTCCACCGGCGCGAAGCTGTACTGCTTCAGTTCCGCCTCTTCCGCCCTGGAGAGAGGCGCCACGAAGGAGGATATCCTGTAGCTGAGGTCGTAGTTATACGGCTGGCTGGAGGAGCACAGCAGGCGGAAGATCCGGTGAGCCGGGAGGAGACGGAGCAGCGCGTAGAGGGATCTGAGCAGAATTATGGACTTCTTGTAGGTCTTGCGATGCCAGCTGCCATCGTGGGGATGGTGCGGCGCGGCGGCAGACCAGGGAGACGGGGGGACGCACTGGGCAGTCCAGCGCTCGACGACGGCCTCAGGGGAGCCAGTGGGGTCATCGGCATCGCCGCGCGGGGTGAGGAGGATGTCGACCACCAAGGGGTCCATGACCGCGCCATGGTGCCCGATCTGGGCGGGGAGGTCACCGAGGGCGAGGTGGAACCAACGGTCGCGGGCGGAGGTGGGGCGGGGGGCGGAGAGGTGGAGGTGCGGGATGCGGGAGGCGAGGACG
The DNA window shown above is from Musa acuminata AAA Group cultivar baxijiao chromosome BXJ2-4, Cavendish_Baxijiao_AAA, whole genome shotgun sequence and carries:
- the LOC103982611 gene encoding autophagy-related protein 13a, coding for MATPSESDRTEQIITLFLHKAQHAVLASRIPHLHLSAPRPTSARDRWFHLALGDLPAQIGHHGAVMDPLVVDILLTPRGDADDPTGSPEAVVERWTAQCVPPSPWSAAAPHHPHDGSWHRKTYKKSIILLRSLYALLRLLPAHRIFRLLCSSSQPYNYDLSYRISSFVAPLSRAEEAELKQYSFAPVETLFGQLVVSVQYRPSLANFNLEVSSMPPMIITDYVGSPAADPMRPFPSSLPERVSRPIMHQYPPTGIRTSAAPSFDRPHSWNSTPLAHHPLSSASGLPVSEIGFLLPENYGHLVPNQRPLGERKGSSGYNELKLSPPLSTSASPSPPTRGGDSPQSRFHLETAPVSIPTGKSQHRSPNLSDPFKSLLPPPSPRSTRADPYCQESPSRSISFRKSEGSILGDVYSNFHIYAAHKGLKDGRDDSGRFSALSSGGSPRYGFSRSSSRLSIQDDLDDGDFSYPFAVDDVDTSDSQARSFDGKEASEDTLSHKSPEFGSSHKSREAEVGILVHMLKTAAPLRQGQGSLLSSESNAEVSMSSSVMSRKTCDVLEELQSYKELKNLLLSKSKSGSLDSVKQRKE